TAAGCAGCCGATCACTCAGATCTTCAAACGACAACTTCAtagctttttttgtttttgtttttggtgtttCAATGAAACCCTAACAGAGTGAAGCAAAACGAGAAACCGTTAAGAAAGGATTGAGAAAATCATAGACAATGTCAGTTGCAGCTCCAAACCTGTTCACTAATTCACGCTCTCATCTCCTATTCTATACGACGAATTTCCATGGCCGTTCTCTGAAGACCTCTGCTTTCGCTATCCCGACAATTTCCTCCAGGCCTATCGAAAACCCATTGCATTTCGAAATCCTTGGGGACAGAGCTTTGCAGAAGAAATTCGAACCCTTTGTGACTGATCGATGGCGTCTCAGAGCTTTTGAATCCGGCGAGCCCCTTCCCAGAGAGGGCTTCGATAACCTTAATTTGGACTCCTTCCTCTGTATTGCTGAAGTGTTGTGTCTGGTTCCTTCGGCTGCTCTTTCAATTGGAGTTGCTGTGAATTGGGCGTTTTCTAGCTCGCAGAAGTCGATTCAGTTGTCATTGGTTAATCGGGTTATAGTTTGGCAGCTTGTTCTATTGGTGGGTGCCGTTGCCATCGGAGCTCTGATTCGGAGTAGACAATGGAAGAGGATTTGTAGGGATTCATTTAAGTCGGGTTCTGCGAGTTTCAATCTCATTGAGAGAATTGAGAAGCTGGAGGAAGATATTCGGAGCTCGGCAACAATTATACGGGTGCTGTCGAGGCAGCTTGAGAAGTTGGGCATCCGGTTTAGGGTTACTAGGAAGACATTGAAAGAGCCCATTACTGAGGTAAATTTATTTCTCTTACACTTCTGTTTATCCTGTCCATTTTCTTTTGATCATTGTTCTGGATTGAGGGGACGGGTTGATAGATATAAATCTCCAGAAATGTACATGCAAACGAAAACTTTGTGTCTTAACTGTGACAAGATGCTTGCTGGCTTATCTGCTCATTTGTGAAATTTTGTACAGTATATATATGGTTTCAATACCTTGGAGTCCTTATTTGACTCATCATCGTCTTCTTGTACACATTAAAAAATTTCTTATTCAAATTCATTCAGAGTGTATTTTGGAGAAACATTAACAAAAGTAGATTGTGCCCCTCCTATATCttcgacccccccccccctctaccTACTACTATGTTTGTCTGATATGGCACCAGGTTTTACTTCATATGAGCTtcataattttttcattttggaggGGGGATGGGAGGGAGGGACATGGGTtgtattaatattattttaacttAGGGAGCGGGGTTCTTGGTCTGGCAGGTCATAAAGAGTATGTCTTAGGACTGGCACAATATTTGCCACCTACTGCTTTGGTTGTgcctgaaattttgtggactgATAGGCCATAAAGTCCCCTCTCACGTGTCCAGTTTTCACCAAATAGAGTTGGGCAAGTGGCAAAATAACACTTTGAAAATCCAGTGAAAAATaaaactttcaaaaaaaaaaaaaaaagggacagcTGAAAAATACGGGGTGAATATGTCAATAAATGGGAGGGTATATAATAAAATTTAAGAAGGAAATTTTACACACAGTCAATCTAGACCATTTCCTAGATATCTATCAGCcggaattgccacatcatccttcCACGTGGCCTAATTAGGTACACTAACCAAAGATTCCATCTGGACTTGAAGGTCTAGAAAGCCTTTTGCCTTCAAACTTAACTGCATTTTTCCAATTTTGAATATTATAAAATACCCTTCAGTATGTTTGTATTGTTTGGTTGgcttttcttgtttaattatttTACCAATCCATTTTTTGTGTAGACCGACAGTTGCAATGAATGGAGGGG
The sequence above is a segment of the Telopea speciosissima isolate NSW1024214 ecotype Mountain lineage chromosome 7, Tspe_v1, whole genome shotgun sequence genome. Coding sequences within it:
- the LOC122667680 gene encoding uncharacterized protein LOC122667680, whose protein sequence is MSVAAPNLFTNSRSHLLFYTTNFHGRSLKTSAFAIPTISSRPIENPLHFEILGDRALQKKFEPFVTDRWRLRAFESGEPLPREGFDNLNLDSFLCIAEVLCLVPSAALSIGVAVNWAFSSSQKSIQLSLVNRVIVWQLVLLVGAVAIGALIRSRQWKRICRDSFKSGSASFNLIERIEKLEEDIRSSATIIRVLSRQLEKLGIRFRVTRKTLKEPITEMAALAQKNSEATRALAAQEDILEKELGEIQKVLLLMQEQQKKQLELILAIGKAGKLKESKRETVAEEEPMEPFRPVLEGVKQVEIQTGVRHMGTNNDKP